The following proteins are co-located in the Acanthochromis polyacanthus isolate Apoly-LR-REF ecotype Palm Island chromosome 7, KAUST_Apoly_ChrSc, whole genome shotgun sequence genome:
- the elmod3 gene encoding ELMO domain-containing protein 3, producing the protein MTSEAFRGQNQEHTRQPTRSHAMEEDIDVTSHIEGLNGLSHECKPLEELTNGHSNHKPVMNGVIIGHNVKDHTNAGAPLRSLPISALKQNGLLQTLAAGGDQPKPAEEKENAELEKARQEWDALENIQPALTEDSNPTPLIPFNEALQYFQTTDLGDLLKNIQPTIRRTGLAAITHFLFGPPRLHRELLEERDLVFAIAQCPVDNSQTVHMRVLQTIYKRLIGSRLDCPRFGAHWENIGFQGTDPATDLRGTGFLGLMHTLYLVMDPETLPLARDIYKLSQHPTQNFPFSVMSINMTRIALQVLREEALSKECNRRQQVVGVLNEFYVATYLHLYQLWKTQQKTIADSGFVLKEVELFAKKNPKQMLRRLEVFLKERRAGGVPRGTSPDSQAQQPSPSLGERGARAGAGHGSKGKEMHFTGVCDLPPDMEGEARLI; encoded by the exons ATGACTTCAGAAGCCTTTAGAGGCCAAAATCAGGAACACACTCGACAGCCGACGCGCTCACATGCAATGGAAGAAGACATTGACGTCACATCCCACATTGAG GGTCTGAATGGTTTGTCCCATGAATGTAAGCCATTAGAAGAGCTCACCAATGGACACTCCAACCATAAGCCT GTCATGAATGGAGTGATTATTGGTCACAATGTCAAAGATCACACCAACGCCGGTGCACCACTAAGATCACTGCCG ATTTCAGCGCTGAAGCAGAATGGTCTTCTGCAGACCCTGGCAGCTGGAGGGGACCAGCCCAAGCCTGCAG AGGAAAAGGAAAATGCGGAGTTGGAAAAGGCCAGACAGGAGTGGGACGCTCTTGAGAACATCCAGCCAG CTCTTACTGAGGACTCAAACCCAACACCGCTCATCCCTTTCAATGAAGCCCTGCAGTACTTTCAAACCACAGACCTGGGGGACTTGCTG AAAAACATCCAGCCAACCATTCGCAGGACCGGCCTTGCCGCAATCACACACTTCCTCTTCGGACCTCCGCGGCTGCACAGGGAACTCCTGGAAGAGAGGGATCTCGTCTTTGCCATCGcacagt gCCCTGTGGACAACAGCCAAACGGTCCACATGCGTGTCCTCCAGACCATTTATAAGAGGCTGATTGGCAGCAGGCTGGACTGTCCTCGCTTTGGTGCGCACTGGGAAAACATTGGCTTTCAGG GTACAGACCCAGCCACTGACCTGCGTGGCACTGGTTTCCTGGGACTGATGCATACTCTGTACTTAGTCATGGACCCAGAGACTCTTCCGTTGGCTAGAGACATCTACAAGTTATCACAACACCCTACGCAG AACTTTCCATTCAGTGTGATGTCAATCAACATGACCCGCATCGCTCTGCAAGTACTCAGAGAGGAGGCCTTGTCCAA GGAGTGCAATCGTCGTCAGCAAGTGGTTGGTGTGCTGAATGAGTTCTACGTTGCCACGTATCTGCACCTATACCAACTGTGGAAGACCCAGCAGAAGACCATTGCTGATTCTGGCTTTGTGCTCAAAG AGGTGGAGCTGTTTGCCAAAAAGAACCCCAAGCAGATGCTGCGCCGACTAGAGGTCTTCCTGAAAGAGAGGCGGGCAGGTGGAGTCCCCCGTGGGACGTCGCCAGACTCTCAGGCCCAACAGCCCTCTCCCAGCCTGGGGGAGAGAGGGGCCAGAGCTGGGGCGGGACACGGAAGCAAGGGAAAGGAGATGCACTTCACAGGAGTGTGTGATCTACCGCCAGACATGGAGGGAGAGGCCAGACTTATCTAA